The DNA region CACTGGCTGACTGCTCTCATGGAAACCCGAAAACACGATACAACTCGGGCTTAATATTTGCAGTTCCAGCAACTTGCTGATGCAGTGCAGACATACTCTTCCACCAGTAATGCGTTTTAGCAGCAATAGATACTCTTTGCAAGAGGACTTCACAACTACTCGAGCCTTTAAACTTGTTCGGCATCGGCAGAGCTGGAGCTGCAAGGACTGACCCTCCTCTCCCTGCTGAGGAGCCTCTTCAGCGATCTCAACCTCGTTGTCACGGGAGACTTGGGTTCCTCCTCGGCGAACCTGCTCGAGGAGCTTTCAATCGGCCTCGGGATGTCGATCACGAGCGTCCCATCGACCCAATTACTACTACTACCGCTAGTACCAGCAGTGGCAGTGGTACTATTCAGTGAAGCGGAAGACGAGGGGACTTCTTCCAAGCAAGCAGCACTCCTAGAGGTAACCTGAGTCTCATTGCCCCAAAACAACACATTGGTCGGGAAGTTCGGAGATTCCGAGGGTTGCCCGTTACTCGAATTTTCTTCCGCTAACTCACCAGCGCTATTGCTACTACTGGTGCTGCTACTATCCTCGACATCGGTTTCGGCCGATTTTGAGATCTCACCACCAACAGGGTTCCTGCAGATGGGGCAAGTAGAATGAGACTCGAACCACATGTCTATGCAATCGGAATGGAACCCGTGATTGCACTTCGGGAGCAACCGAGCCTTCTCCCCCTCCACAAGCTCCGATAGACAAATCGCGCACTCGAGCCCCTCCCCGGACTCGTCCGGCCCACAAATCACAGCCGGAAGTGACCGGAGGATCGCGGGATCGAGGCCCTTGCGCGCTGGGTCGTGGGCCGCAGCCGCGAACACGAAATGGCGCCTCCTCCGGTGGTGGCGCCTGCGGCGATTGTGGCTCTGCTGGGAGTCGGCGGCCGGGGATTCCTCGACGCGGCCCCAGAACCACTTGGCGTAGAGGTGGAGGACGAGGACAAAGATCACCACGAGGAAGAGGACGATGGCGGCCGTCATCAAGATCTTG from Punica granatum isolate Tunisia-2019 chromosome 3, ASM765513v2, whole genome shotgun sequence includes:
- the LOC116201189 gene encoding RING-H2 finger protein ATL3-like → MGESSAMGGGPLHDSAPVELTAKILMTAAIVLFLVVIFVLVLHLYAKWFWGRVEESPAADSQQSHNRRRRHHRRRRHFVFAAAAHDPARKGLDPAILRSLPAVICGPDESGEGLECAICLSELVEGEKARLLPKCNHGFHSDCIDMWFESHSTCPICRNPVGGEISKSAETDVEDSSSTSSSNSAGELAEENSSNGQPSESPNFPTNVLFWGNETQVTSRSAACLEEVPSSSASLNSTTATAGTSGSSSNWVDGTLVIDIPRPIESSSSRFAEEEPKSPVTTRLRSLKRLLSRERRVSPCSSSSADAEQV